A single Phragmites australis chromosome 4, lpPhrAust1.1, whole genome shotgun sequence DNA region contains:
- the LOC133915656 gene encoding uncharacterized protein LOC133915656 translates to MDPQAEADAAAVLGADPAALMALLAELTSPANEARSRAERQFHGLRGSHPDALALSLAHLLLSPAHPSAPIAAVLLRRLIAPSSQSFCYPALSPASQSSLRALLLSAASAPALHRSVSKKLSDAVAELASFLLPNNAWPDLLTFLYKSIASPSSPPALQESALNILARLASHLAAGFPNLHALLLSALSHPSSADVRVAGLNAAISLIQSLPSAADRDQFQDLLPAMMRALAESLNCGNEGSAQEALEMMIELAGAEPRFLRRQLPDVVASMLQIAEAPGLEDGTRHLAVEFVVTLAEARDRAPGMMRKLPRYVGRLFAVLMTMLLDVQDEPAWHAAVSEEEDAGETGSYVFAQECLDRLAIAVGGNTILPVAAELLPSFFASEEWKRRHAALVTIAQIAEGSAKVMIKNLEQVVGMVLNSFQDPHPRVRWAAINAVGQLSTDLGPELQNQLHHVVVPALASAMDDFQNPRVQAHAASAILNFSENCRPDILTLYLDGIVGRLLQLLQTGNQMVQEAALTALASAADSSQEHFQKYYDAVMPYLKAILMNATDKSSRMLRAKSMECISLVGMAVGKQKFKDDAKQVMEVLMKLQGSQMEADDPITSYMFQAWARLCKCLGQDFLPYMSVVMPPLLQSAQLKPDVSVTSAGSEENGESDDEGVETITLGDKRIGIRTSLLEEKATACNMLCCYADELKEGFFPWIDQVATTLVPLLKFYFHEEVRKAAVSAMPELLLSAKLAVEKGQAQGRDNSYRKHLSDYIVPALIEAMNKEPEPQICASILESLNECIQLSGTHLEEGQVRAIVDGIKEVIVASTNRRIERAEREKAEDFDSEEEELLREENEQEDEIFDQVGDCLGTLVKTFKTYFLPFFEELSMYLTPMLGKDKTAEERRIAICIFDDVAEHCREAAVRYYDTYLPSLLEACTSENPDVRQAAVYGIGICAEFGGSAFRFHTGEALSRLYNVIKHPNALDLDNAMAYDNAVSALGKICQFHRDSIDATQVIPAWLSCLPIKNDLIEAKLVHEQLCAMLEKSERELLGHNNRYLSKIVSIFAEILCAGKDLATEQTASRMINLLRQLQTTLPPSVLASTWSSLQPQQQLALQSVLPS, encoded by the exons ATGGATCCGCAGGCGgaagcggacgcggcggcggtgctgggCGCGGACCCGGCGGCGCTGATGGCGCTGCTCGCGGAACTGACCTCCCCGGCCAACGAGGCGCGGTCGCGGGCGGAGCGGCAGTTCCACGGGCTCCGCGGGTCCCACCCGGACGCGCTCGCGCTGAGCCTCGCGCACCTGCTGCTCTCCCCGGCGCACCCCTCCGCGCCCATCGCCGCCGTGCTGCTGCGCCGCCTCATCGCCCCGTCGTCACAGTCCTTCTGCTACCCCGCGCTGTCGCCCGCATCGCAGTCCTCGCTCCGCGCGCTGCTCCTCTCAGCCGCCTCCGCTCCCGCGCTCCATAGGTCCGTCTCGAAGAAGCTCTCCGACGCCGTCGCCGAGCTCGCCTCCTTCCTCCTGCCCAACAACGCGTGGCCCGACCTCCTCACCTTCCTGTACAAGTCCATCGCCTCCCCGTCCTCCCCTCCGGCGCTACAGGAGTCGGCGCTCAATATCCTGGCCCGACTGGCATcccacctcgccgccggctTCCCCAACCTACACGCGCTCCTCCTCTCCGCGCTCTCCCACCCCTCGTCCGCGGACGTCCGCGTCGCGGGGCTCAACGCCGCCATCAGCCTCATCCAGTCCCTCCCCTCCGCGGCTGACCGCGACCAGTTCCAGGACCTCCTCCCGGCCATGATGCGAGCTCTCGCTGAGTCTCTCAACTGCGGTAACGAGGGCTCCGCGCAGGAGGCGCTGGAGATGATGATCGAGCTTGCCGGCGCAGAGCCGCGGTTCCTGCGACGCCAGCTGCCCGACGTGGTCGCCTCCATGCTGCAGATCGCCGAGGCCCCGGGACTAGAGGACGGCACCCGCCACCTTGCCGTCGAGTTTGTTGTTACACTCGCTGAGGCACGGGACCGCGCGCCTGGGATGATGCGGAAGCTGCCGCGGTACGTTGGGCGGCTCTTTGCAGTGCTCATGACTATGCTACTCGATGTCCAGGATGAACCGGCGTGGCATGCCGCGGTGTCCGAAGAGGAAGATGCTGGGGAGACGGGAAGCTATGTCTTCGCGCAGGAGTGTCTGGACCGGCTGGCAATCGCTGTTGGTGGGAACACGATTTTGCCTGTGGCAGCTGAGTTGCTTCCATCATTTTTTGCTTCTGAAGAGTGGAAGAGGCGGCATGCAGCACTGGTGACGATAGCGCAGATTGCAGAGGGCTCTGCTAAGGTGATGATTAAGAATCTCGAGCAGGTGGTTGGGATGGTGCTGAATTCTTTCCAGGATCCTCATCCGCGGGTGAGGTGGGCAGCAATAAATGCAGTAGGGCAGCTTTCAACGGACCTCGGGCCTGAGTTGCAGAATCAGTTGCACCATGTCGTGGTACCTGCATTGGCTTCAGCAATGGATGATTTCCAGAACCCACGCGTGCAG GCACATGCAGCTTCTGCGATTCTAAACTTCAGTGAAAACTGCAGACCTGATATTTTGACACTATACTTGGATGGAATAGTCGGGAGACTTCTTCAGTTGCTTCAG ACTGGAAACCAAATGGTGCAAGAGGCTGCTTTAACCGCTTTAGCATCTGCAGCAGATTCTTCTCAG GAACACTTCCAAAAATATTATGATGCAGTCATGCCATACCTCAAGGCTATTCTCATGAATGCAACTGATAAATCCAGCAGAATGTTACGTGCCAAATCCATGGAATGCATCAGTTTAGTTGGTATGGCGGTTGGGAAACAAAAATTCAAGGATGATGCTAAGCAG GTGATGGAAGTTCTGATGAAACTTCAAGGATCTCAAATGGAGGCTGATGACCCTATAACAAGTTACATGTTCCAA GCATGGGCTAGACTGTGCAAATGCCTTGGTCAGGACTTCCTACCTTACATGAGTGTTGTTATGCCCCCTCTGCTCCAGTCTGCTCAGCTTAAACCAGATGTGAGTGTCACTTCTGCTGGGTCAGAAGAAAATGGTGAATCTGATGATGAGGG TGTTGAGACTATTACACTGGGAGATAAGAGAATTGGTATCCGGACTAGTCTACTGGAGGAGAAAGCTACAGCATGTAATATGCTCTGTTGCTACGCTGATGAGCTCAAGGAAGGATTTTTCCCATGGATTGATCAG GTTGCAACTACACTTGTACCTCTCCTCAAGTTCTATTTTCATGAAGAAGTTAGGAAGGCAGCTGTTTCAG CAATGCCGGAGCTTTTGCTCTCAGCAAAATTGGCAGTAGAAAAGGGTCAAGCTCAGGGTCGGGATAATTCTTATCGGAAGCATCTGTCTGATTACATAGTCCCAGCTCTTATAGAGGCCATGAATAAA GAACCTGAGCCACAAATTTGCGCGAGCATTCTGGAGTCATTGAATGAGTGCATACAG CTATCAGGAACACATCTTGAGGAAGGTCAAGTCAGGGCCATAGTGGATGGAATCAAAGAAGTAATAGTGGCAAGCACTAATAGGAGGATAGAACGAGCAGAGAGGGAAAAGGCGGAAGATTTTGATTCTGAAGAAGAGGAACTActcagagaagaaaatgaacagGAGGATGAAATTTTTGACCAA GTTGGTGATTGTCTGGGCACTCTTGTCAAAACCTTCAAGACTTATTTCCTTCCGTTTTTTGAAGAACTCTCCATGTATTTGACACCTATGTTG GGCAAGGATAAAACAGCAGAAGAAAGAAGAATTGCCATATGCATTTTTGATGATGTTGCAGAGCACTGTCGTGAAGCAGCAGTTAG GTATTATGATACATATCTTCCTTCTCTGTTAGAAGCATGCACAAGTGAAAATCCAGATGTTAGGCAG GCTGCAGTTTATGGAATTGGCATTTGTGCTGAGTTTGGTGGTTCTGCATTCAGGTTTCACACAGGGG AGGCCCTATCTAGATTATACAATGTAATCAAACATCCCAATGCGTTGGATTTGGATAATGCGATGGCATATGACAATGCTGTTTCTGCTCTAGGAAAAATATGCCAATTTCATCGTGATAGCATTGATGCAACTCAG GTCATTCCTGCTTGGTTAAGTTGTCTACCAATAAAAAATGACTTAATTGAGGCCAAGCTTGTCCACGAGCAGCTGTGTGCAATGCTTGAGAA GTCCGAGAGGGAACTTTTGGGTCACAACAATCGGTACCTTTCAAAGATTGTCTCTATTTTTGCAGAG ATATTATGTGCGGGCAAGGATCTGGCAACAGAACAAACCGCCAGCAGGATGATTAATCTGCTCAGGCAGCTTCAGACAACGTTGCCTCCTTCAGTATTAGCCTCAACATGGTCTTCTTTGCAGCCACAGCAACAGCTTGCTCTACAGTCCGTATTGCCGTCATAG